One genomic region from Deltaproteobacteria bacterium encodes:
- a CDS encoding MBL fold metallo-hydrolase, with protein sequence MKIYPLNCGTLCPVAASLSVGSSHMVCRCLLIETSQGLVLVDTGLGSQDIQNPSSRLGRLFMTLVRPKLDPEETARWQIERLGFKVEEVRHIVLTHLDLDHAGGIGDFPKAQVHVLKSEYQEAMTTKRHGYRPIQWASQPQWLCHPSEGEAWFGFQSVQALDRLSEILLIPLPGHSRGHCGVAIKTGPTWILHAGDAFFHHKEISENQAQCPIGLRFFQNIVQWNREKRLENQERLRELKREQRMKIFCSHDPFDFFDVPETSTHSIHFTV encoded by the coding sequence ATGAAAATTTACCCTCTGAATTGTGGCACCCTGTGTCCTGTTGCGGCATCCCTGTCCGTTGGAAGTTCACACATGGTCTGTCGTTGCCTCCTGATCGAAACCTCGCAAGGCCTTGTGCTGGTCGATACGGGCTTAGGTTCCCAAGACATCCAAAACCCCTCGAGTCGTTTGGGCCGTCTTTTCATGACCTTGGTGAGACCAAAGTTAGATCCCGAAGAGACCGCCCGGTGGCAGATAGAACGGCTTGGATTCAAAGTAGAAGAGGTTCGCCATATCGTGCTGACACATCTGGATTTGGACCATGCCGGAGGGATTGGTGATTTTCCAAAGGCCCAGGTGCATGTCCTTAAATCCGAATATCAAGAGGCCATGACCACAAAGAGGCATGGTTACCGGCCCATCCAGTGGGCGTCGCAACCCCAATGGCTGTGTCATCCCTCGGAGGGAGAAGCTTGGTTCGGTTTCCAATCGGTACAGGCTTTGGATCGCTTGTCCGAAATTCTATTAATCCCTCTCCCAGGCCACTCTCGTGGGCATTGCGGTGTGGCCATAAAAACTGGTCCGACTTGGATTCTTCATGCCGGAGATGCTTTTTTTCATCACAAAGAAATCTCGGAGAATCAAGCCCAATGCCCGATAGGGCTGCGTTTCTTTCAAAATATTGTTCAGTGGAACAGGGAAAAGCGGCTGGAAAATCAGGAACGATTGCGAGAGTTGAAAAGAGAACAAAGGATGAAAATCTTTTGTTCCCATGATCCCTTTGATTTTTTTGATGTTCCAGAAACCTCTACCCATTCAATTCATTTCACAGTGTAA
- a CDS encoding SpoIID/LytB domain-containing protein, which yields MIKKIIPFFLTFLFLFNPPLFALEKIIHVKVLSRYALEEVQVISSLSKMKVPSGNQIQEILISPETPVILKAKGKEVEVIIGRNIRTLQSLQMESPRGSFLKIKSGELERKFVGALTIRSLKGQLSFIEEIPLEDYVQDVLESEMPNGFPPEALKAQAILIRTYAFVNAGRHQQEGFDLCDLTHCQAYAGRQLNHRSHAEAAQATQGLMLAYNLKPAQVFYHSTCGGHTSAASDVFGGAEIPYLKGVSDEDYCKKSPHYKWEDFISLNILKEVLSKDPIKLSGDLKNVSISKKEEAGRVLELALEGNKKTLISATAFLSQIGKYLGWSQLKSNWFEMEPKDNGLIFKGHGLGHGVGLCQWGAKGMAEQGKKFEEILQHYFPGAQLIQRSI from the coding sequence ATGATCAAAAAAATAATTCCATTTTTTCTCACTTTTCTTTTTTTATTCAACCCTCCTCTTTTTGCCCTCGAAAAAATCATCCATGTCAAAGTGCTTTCCCGCTACGCCCTCGAAGAAGTTCAGGTCATTTCCAGTTTGTCTAAAATGAAGGTGCCGAGCGGAAATCAAATCCAGGAAATCCTTATCTCTCCGGAAACTCCTGTCATCCTCAAGGCAAAGGGAAAAGAAGTTGAAGTGATTATCGGCAGAAATATTCGGACTCTGCAAAGTCTTCAGATGGAAAGCCCCCGAGGCTCTTTTTTGAAAATCAAATCGGGGGAGTTGGAACGAAAATTTGTGGGAGCTCTGACGATTCGAAGCCTCAAGGGGCAGTTGTCCTTTATTGAAGAAATTCCTTTGGAAGATTATGTGCAGGATGTTCTGGAATCCGAGATGCCCAATGGCTTTCCGCCCGAAGCGCTGAAGGCCCAGGCGATCCTCATTCGCACCTATGCCTTTGTGAATGCCGGTCGTCATCAGCAGGAAGGTTTTGATTTGTGCGATCTCACCCATTGCCAGGCCTACGCTGGTCGCCAACTGAACCACAGAAGTCACGCCGAAGCCGCACAAGCCACCCAAGGGCTGATGCTCGCCTACAATCTAAAACCCGCACAAGTGTTTTACCACTCCACCTGCGGAGGCCATACCAGCGCGGCCTCGGATGTGTTTGGAGGCGCTGAGATCCCTTATCTGAAGGGGGTGAGTGACGAAGACTATTGCAAAAAATCCCCACACTACAAATGGGAAGATTTTATTTCGCTTAATATTTTGAAGGAGGTTTTAAGCAAAGATCCGATAAAATTGAGCGGAGATTTAAAGAATGTTTCCATTTCCAAAAAGGAAGAAGCCGGTCGTGTCTTGGAATTGGCCTTAGAGGGAAACAAAAAAACTCTCATTTCAGCGACTGCTTTTTTATCTCAAATCGGAAAGTACCTGGGCTGGAGTCAGCTCAAAAGCAACTGGTTTGAAATGGAGCCCAAAGACAATGGTCTGATTTTTAAAGGCCATGGCCTAGGCCACGGTGTAGGCCTTTGCCAATGGGGCGCCAAGGGGATGGCAGAACAGGGGAAAAAATTTGAGGAGATTCTGCAGCATTATTTCCCGGGGGCGCAGTTGATACAGAGGAGTATTTAG
- a CDS encoding VanW family protein, producing MRKKYFFLILIVLLGFTSWAAQALYRERNFSLRRASFLTLLSSRSAAQKKNIGLAASKINGVIIYPGKVFSLNEGAGPYASEEGFLKERTFEKEAFAFKAGGGVCQLASTLYNAALQAGLEIEERTQHSRPVQSVPWGQDATLVYGLSDLKIKNPFEFPLKIVSMIKNEELKVEVWGK from the coding sequence ATGCGAAAAAAATATTTCTTCCTCATCCTGATTGTACTGCTGGGCTTCACCTCCTGGGCCGCCCAGGCCTTGTATCGCGAACGCAATTTTTCGCTGCGCCGTGCAAGTTTTCTTACTTTGCTTTCTTCCAGAAGCGCAGCACAAAAGAAGAATATTGGTTTGGCGGCCAGCAAAATAAATGGGGTGATTATTTATCCCGGAAAAGTTTTTTCTCTCAATGAAGGCGCAGGCCCTTATGCAAGTGAGGAAGGGTTTTTAAAAGAAAGAACTTTTGAAAAGGAAGCGTTTGCTTTCAAAGCGGGAGGGGGAGTGTGCCAGCTGGCCAGTACTTTGTATAACGCGGCACTCCAGGCTGGTTTAGAAATTGAAGAGCGCACGCAGCATTCGCGGCCGGTGCAGTCCGTTCCCTGGGGGCAAGATGCCACGCTGGTTTATGGGCTCTCGGATTTGAAAATTAAAAATCCTTTTGAGTTTCCGTTGAAGATTGTTTCGATGATTAAGAATGAAGAATTAAAAGTGGAAGTGTGGGGGAAGTGA